A single window of Modestobacter italicus DNA harbors:
- the mgrA gene encoding L-glyceraldehyde 3-phosphate reductase, whose translation MSYRAASTRYDSMPYRRTGRSGLDLPAVSLGLWHNFGDDVPFDRQREVLRRAFDLGVTHFDLANNYGPPYGSAETNFGRHLADDFRAHRDELVISSKAGWDMWPGPYGQGGGGRKYVLASLDQSLQRMGLEYVDVFYSHRPDPTTPLEETMGALHTAVQSGRALYVGISSYSPEMTAEAARILADLGTPLLIHQPSYSMLNRWIETEGLLDTLAEVGAGCIAFSPLAQGMLTDKYLDGVPEGSRATQGKSLDQGMITEAYLTHVRALDAIARDRGQSLAQLALSWALRDPRVTSVLVGASSVRQLEQNVAATERLDFTADELAAIDQHAVDAGIDLWKGAREGTL comes from the coding sequence ATGTCCTACCGCGCAGCCAGCACCCGCTACGACTCGATGCCCTACCGGCGCACCGGGCGCAGCGGTCTCGACCTCCCCGCCGTCAGCCTCGGCCTCTGGCACAACTTCGGCGACGACGTCCCCTTCGACCGCCAGCGCGAGGTCCTCCGCCGGGCCTTCGACCTGGGCGTGACGCACTTCGACCTGGCCAACAACTACGGCCCGCCCTACGGCTCGGCGGAGACCAACTTCGGCCGGCACCTGGCCGACGACTTCCGCGCCCACCGCGACGAGCTGGTGATCTCCTCGAAGGCCGGCTGGGACATGTGGCCCGGTCCCTACGGCCAGGGCGGGGGCGGGCGCAAGTACGTGCTGGCCAGCCTCGACCAGTCACTGCAGCGGATGGGGCTGGAGTACGTCGACGTCTTCTACAGCCACCGACCCGACCCGACCACGCCGCTCGAGGAGACGATGGGCGCGCTGCACACGGCGGTGCAGTCCGGCCGGGCGCTGTACGTGGGCATCTCGTCCTACTCCCCGGAGATGACGGCGGAGGCGGCGCGCATCCTCGCCGACCTGGGCACCCCGCTGCTGATCCACCAGCCGTCGTACTCGATGCTCAACCGCTGGATCGAGACCGAGGGCCTGCTGGACACCCTCGCCGAGGTCGGCGCCGGCTGCATCGCCTTCTCCCCGCTGGCCCAGGGGATGCTCACCGACAAGTACCTGGACGGGGTGCCGGAGGGCTCCCGCGCCACCCAGGGCAAGTCCCTGGACCAGGGCATGATCACCGAGGCCTACCTCACCCACGTGCGGGCGCTGGACGCGATCGCCCGGGACCGCGGGCAGAGCCTGGCCCAGCTCGCGCTCTCCTGGGCGCTGCGCGACCCGCGGGTCACCTCGGTGCTGGTGGGCGCCAGCAGCGTGCGGCAGCTGGAGCAGAACGTCGCCGCGACCGAGCGGCTGGACTTCACCGCCGACGAGCTGGCCGCCATCGACCAGCACGCGGTGGACGCCGGCATCGACCTGTGGAAGGGCGCCCGCGAGGGCACCCTCTGA
- a CDS encoding pentapeptide repeat-containing protein, producing the protein MPPDELTAARQDLTADCGRCVGLCCVVPAFAASADFAIDKPAGTPCVNLLPDSRCGVHGQLRERGFPGCVVFDCLGAGQRVTQDVFGGADWRDDPATASAMSAVFPVMRQLTELLWHLREARTLVAPGPLRDEVEQRLAAVEALAAGRADELAALDAGAHRREVGDLLGRVSEAVRRDVPGRARDRRGADLVGAALRGAALRGASLRGAYLIGADLRGADLRRADLLGADLRAADLRGADLTGALFLTQPQLTAAVGDPSTSLPAALERPGHWAPAPGARRR; encoded by the coding sequence GTGCCCCCCGACGAGCTGACCGCGGCCCGGCAGGACCTCACCGCCGACTGCGGTCGGTGCGTCGGGCTCTGCTGCGTCGTGCCGGCCTTCGCCGCCTCGGCCGACTTCGCGATCGACAAGCCCGCCGGCACCCCGTGCGTCAACCTGCTGCCGGACTCCCGGTGCGGGGTCCACGGCCAGCTCCGGGAACGCGGCTTCCCCGGCTGCGTGGTGTTCGACTGCCTCGGGGCCGGCCAGCGGGTCACCCAGGACGTCTTCGGCGGCGCCGACTGGCGCGACGACCCGGCGACGGCCTCGGCGATGTCCGCCGTCTTCCCGGTGATGCGGCAGCTGACCGAGCTGCTCTGGCACCTCCGCGAGGCGCGCACCCTCGTCGCCCCCGGCCCGCTGCGCGACGAGGTCGAGCAGCGGCTGGCCGCCGTCGAGGCGCTCGCCGCCGGCCGCGCCGACGAGCTGGCCGCGCTGGACGCCGGGGCCCACCGCCGCGAGGTGGGCGACCTGCTGGGCCGGGTGAGCGAGGCCGTCCGCCGGGACGTCCCCGGCCGGGCCCGTGACCGGCGCGGCGCCGACCTGGTCGGTGCCGCGCTGCGGGGCGCGGCCCTGCGCGGCGCCAGCCTGCGCGGGGCCTACCTGATCGGGGCGGACCTGCGCGGCGCCGACCTGCGCCGGGCCGACCTGCTCGGCGCCGACCTGCGGGCCGCCGACCTGCGCGGCGCGGACCTCACCGGCGCGCTCTTCCTCACCCAGCCGCAGCTCACCGCGGCCGTCGGCGATCCGTCGACGTCCCTCCCGGCCGCGCTCGAGCGGCCGGGGCACTGGGCTCCGGCCCCCGGCGCGCGGCGACGGTGA
- a CDS encoding alkaline phosphatase D family protein encodes MVTETSLSRRTVLKGGAAAAAALALSSFTPERVRAAVAETARSGVFGFGVASGDPTATEVLLWTRVTPTPDAVPGSGVGLPTAVGWELAADEGFAQVVASGTTTTDAGRDHTVKVVVSGLDPYTRWWYRFTAGGETSPVGRTQTAPDEPGMTHALRLAFVSCSNWTGGYFTAYRGIAARDDLDLVLHLGDYLYEYGNGEDRYGPAALAGVRDHQPPVEALSLADYRVRHALYKTDPDLQAAHQRHPWTVVFDDHETANDAWSGGAEDHEDADDPDTAGVRPEGDFAARRAGALQAYREWMPIREPEGWQPQPHQGTQFFRRFTFGDLAELSVVETRQHRSQQVPTTVGGALNPALADPARHLVEPEQRDWLTRGLTGGRTSWHLIGSQTLFARVLATPAPGVLAGQVANSDPWDGYQADQQAVLAAMAGSTGADPVVLTGDVHSSWASELPTDHARYPVDRNSVGVEFVCPSVTSDGPKEALGGTAAAEAVAVAVPAANPWVRYLDGIGHGFVVLDVTPERVQADWWFIRSGGDKGLLLDPRLDPQATVGHETSLVTLRGSRQVSGPVPPLGPRSDSPRSAAR; translated from the coding sequence ATGGTCACGGAGACGTCGCTGTCCCGCCGGACGGTGCTCAAGGGCGGGGCCGCCGCTGCCGCCGCCCTGGCGCTCAGCTCGTTCACCCCCGAGCGCGTCCGGGCCGCCGTCGCCGAGACCGCCCGGTCCGGCGTCTTCGGCTTCGGCGTCGCCAGCGGCGACCCGACCGCCACCGAGGTGCTGCTGTGGACCCGGGTGACCCCGACCCCCGACGCGGTGCCCGGCAGCGGGGTCGGGCTCCCCACCGCGGTCGGCTGGGAGCTGGCCGCCGACGAGGGGTTCGCGCAGGTCGTGGCCTCGGGCACCACCACGACCGACGCCGGCCGCGATCACACGGTCAAGGTGGTGGTGAGCGGCCTGGACCCGTACACCCGCTGGTGGTACCGCTTCACCGCCGGCGGGGAGACCTCCCCGGTCGGCCGCACCCAGACCGCGCCGGACGAGCCGGGGATGACGCACGCGCTGCGGCTGGCGTTCGTCTCCTGCTCCAACTGGACCGGCGGGTACTTCACCGCCTACCGGGGCATCGCCGCGCGGGACGACCTGGACCTCGTCCTGCACCTGGGCGACTACCTGTACGAGTACGGCAACGGCGAGGACCGGTACGGCCCCGCGGCGCTGGCCGGGGTCCGCGACCACCAGCCGCCGGTCGAGGCGCTGAGCCTGGCCGACTACCGGGTGCGGCACGCGCTGTACAAGACCGACCCGGACCTGCAGGCCGCCCACCAGCGGCACCCGTGGACGGTGGTGTTCGACGACCACGAGACCGCCAATGACGCCTGGTCGGGTGGCGCGGAGGACCACGAGGACGCCGACGACCCCGACACGGCCGGCGTCCGCCCGGAGGGGGACTTCGCCGCCCGGCGGGCCGGCGCGCTGCAGGCCTACCGGGAGTGGATGCCGATCCGCGAGCCGGAGGGCTGGCAGCCGCAGCCGCACCAGGGGACGCAGTTCTTCCGCCGGTTCACCTTCGGCGACCTCGCCGAGCTGTCGGTGGTCGAGACCCGGCAGCACCGCAGCCAGCAGGTGCCCACGACGGTCGGCGGGGCGCTCAACCCGGCGCTGGCCGACCCGGCGCGGCACCTGGTCGAGCCGGAGCAGCGGGACTGGCTCACCCGGGGGCTCACCGGCGGCCGCACCAGCTGGCACCTCATCGGCAGCCAGACCCTCTTCGCCCGCGTGCTCGCCACCCCGGCGCCGGGGGTGCTCGCCGGCCAGGTCGCCAACAGCGACCCGTGGGACGGGTACCAGGCCGACCAGCAGGCCGTGCTCGCCGCCATGGCCGGCAGCACAGGTGCGGACCCGGTGGTGCTGACCGGCGACGTGCACTCCTCGTGGGCCAGCGAGCTGCCCACCGACCACGCGCGCTACCCGGTGGACCGGAACTCGGTCGGCGTGGAGTTCGTCTGCCCGTCGGTCACCAGCGACGGCCCCAAGGAGGCCCTGGGCGGCACCGCCGCGGCGGAGGCGGTCGCCGTCGCCGTCCCGGCCGCCAACCCCTGGGTCCGGTACCTGGACGGCATCGGCCACGGCTTCGTCGTCCTGGACGTGACCCCGGAGCGGGTGCAGGCCGACTGGTGGTTCATCCGCAGCGGCGGGGACAAGGGGCTTCTCCTCGACCCCCGGCTGGACCCGCAGGCGACCGTCGGACACGAGACCTCGCTGGTCACCCTGCGGGGCAGCCGGCAGGTCAGCGGCCCGGTGCCGCCGCTCGGTCCGCGGAGCGACTCCCCGCGCAGCGCCGCCCGCTGA
- a CDS encoding heme-degrading domain-containing protein, with amino-acid sequence MSDFPALAELAAEEAELQLTRFTNDDAWALGSALVARGQAEQLPIAVEVSRNSHQLFHAALTGATPDNDQWIARKARTVHRFGHSSLAVGQRFREMGTTFEEGSGLDPELYAAHGGGFPLLVRDVGPVGVVVVSGLPQVEDHRMVVAALRDLVAQQA; translated from the coding sequence ATGAGCGACTTCCCCGCACTCGCCGAGCTCGCCGCCGAGGAGGCGGAGCTGCAGCTGACCCGGTTCACCAACGACGACGCGTGGGCCCTGGGCTCCGCGCTCGTCGCCCGCGGGCAGGCCGAGCAGCTGCCCATCGCCGTCGAGGTGTCCCGGAACTCCCACCAGCTCTTCCACGCCGCGCTGACCGGGGCGACCCCGGACAACGACCAGTGGATCGCCCGCAAGGCCCGCACGGTGCACCGGTTCGGGCACAGCTCGCTGGCCGTGGGCCAGCGCTTCCGGGAGATGGGGACGACGTTCGAGGAGGGGTCCGGGCTGGACCCGGAGCTGTACGCCGCGCACGGTGGCGGCTTCCCGCTGCTGGTCCGCGACGTCGGCCCGGTCGGCGTCGTCGTGGTGTCCGGGCTGCCGCAGGTGGAGGACCACCGGATGGTCGTCGCCGCCCTCCGCGACCTGGTCGCGCAGCAGGCCTGA
- a CDS encoding putative quinol monooxygenase: MILIVVKWPVRPEFDDRWPELVREFTEAVRAEPGNVFFEWSRSVEEPHTWVLVEGFADAEAGSVHTASEHFRKAIGEMPDWVSATPSIMYVDSPDLAGWGPMGEVQPRG, translated from the coding sequence GTGATCCTCATCGTCGTGAAGTGGCCCGTCCGACCCGAGTTCGACGACCGGTGGCCCGAGCTCGTCCGCGAGTTCACCGAGGCCGTCCGGGCGGAGCCGGGCAACGTCTTCTTCGAGTGGTCCCGCAGTGTCGAGGAGCCGCACACCTGGGTGCTGGTGGAGGGCTTCGCCGACGCCGAGGCCGGCTCCGTGCACACCGCCTCCGAGCACTTCCGGAAGGCGATCGGCGAGATGCCGGACTGGGTCTCGGCGACCCCGTCGATCATGTACGTCGACTCCCCCGACCTCGCCGGCTGGGGCCCGATGGGCGAGGTCCAGCCCCGCGGCTGA
- a CDS encoding helix-turn-helix transcriptional regulator has translation MRADRLVAELLVLQARGRVTAAELATEVEVSVATARRDLEALSAAGIPVYPQPGRGGGWSLVGGARTDLTGLTAAEAAALFLLLGPAADGGPEVRSALRKLVRALPGPFRAVAPAAAEAVLVDPAGWGAAGRERPPVVELLQRAVVRRRRVRLRYGGRGHAHTDRLVDPWGLVDKDDVWYLVAGTPAGRRTFRVDRVLAAELTDEPADRPAGLQLAAVWEEVVAELEGRRSAVAATVLAPDRLVPVLQGVFGRHCTPGAVRDDGRREVRVAAHTVRSVAEQLAGLGGAVEVLAPEEVRAELVRIGAELVERHGR, from the coding sequence ATGCGGGCGGACCGGTTGGTGGCGGAGCTGCTGGTGCTGCAGGCCCGCGGCCGGGTCACCGCCGCGGAGCTCGCCACCGAGGTGGAGGTCTCCGTGGCCACCGCCCGCCGCGACCTGGAGGCGCTGTCGGCGGCCGGCATCCCGGTCTACCCGCAGCCGGGTCGGGGCGGTGGCTGGTCGCTGGTGGGGGGAGCCCGCACGGACCTGACCGGGCTGACCGCGGCGGAGGCGGCCGCGCTGTTCCTGCTCCTGGGCCCGGCGGCGGACGGCGGGCCGGAGGTCCGGTCGGCGCTGCGCAAGCTGGTGCGGGCGCTGCCGGGGCCGTTCCGGGCCGTGGCCCCGGCGGCCGCCGAGGCGGTGCTGGTGGACCCGGCCGGGTGGGGTGCGGCCGGCCGGGAACGGCCGCCGGTGGTCGAGCTGCTGCAGCGGGCCGTCGTCCGGCGGCGCCGGGTCCGGCTGCGCTACGGCGGCCGTGGCCACGCGCACACCGACCGGCTCGTCGACCCGTGGGGCCTGGTCGACAAGGACGACGTCTGGTACCTGGTCGCCGGCACCCCGGCCGGCCGCCGCACCTTCCGGGTCGACCGGGTGCTGGCCGCGGAGCTCACCGACGAGCCCGCCGACCGGCCGGCCGGCCTGCAGCTGGCGGCCGTCTGGGAGGAGGTGGTGGCCGAGCTGGAGGGGCGGCGCTCCGCGGTCGCGGCGACGGTGCTCGCACCGGACCGGCTGGTCCCGGTGCTGCAGGGCGTCTTCGGCCGGCACTGCACGCCGGGCGCCGTCCGGGACGACGGCCGGCGGGAGGTGCGGGTCGCCGCGCACACGGTGCGGTCGGTCGCCGAGCAGCTGGCCGGCCTCGGCGGGGCGGTCGAGGTGCTCGCGCCGGAGGAGGTGCGCGCCGAGCTGGTTCGGATCGGCGCAGAGCTCGTCGAGCGCCACGGCCGCTGA
- a CDS encoding VOC family protein, with protein MLRELATVSCYATDLTAAERWYTELLGIEPYYRVPGYVEYRVGESEDELGLIDARYRPGGPAAPAPTGAVVFWDVDDLPAAVDRLVALGATVHEPLREHGDGEGFATASVVDPFGNVLGVMSNPHHRALRARRAATAG; from the coding sequence GTGCTGCGAGAGCTGGCCACCGTCTCCTGCTACGCCACCGACCTGACCGCGGCCGAGCGCTGGTACACCGAGCTGCTGGGCATCGAGCCCTACTACCGGGTGCCCGGCTACGTCGAGTACCGGGTCGGCGAGAGCGAGGACGAGCTGGGCCTGATCGACGCCCGCTACCGCCCCGGCGGCCCCGCCGCCCCGGCCCCCACCGGTGCCGTCGTCTTCTGGGACGTCGACGACCTGCCGGCCGCGGTCGACCGGCTGGTCGCCCTCGGCGCGACCGTGCACGAGCCGCTGCGCGAGCACGGCGACGGCGAGGGGTTCGCCACGGCCTCGGTCGTCGACCCCTTCGGCAACGTCCTGGGCGTGATGAGCAACCCGCACCACCGCGCGCTGCGCGCCCGCCGGGCAGCCACCGCCGGCTGA
- the pdxY gene encoding pyridoxal kinase PdxY: protein MVNVLSIQSHVAYGHAGNASAVFPLQRLGVEVWPVHTVQFSNHTGYGDWTGRVFDGQAVEEVVAGIEDRGVLGSCDAVLSGYLGSADIGHAVLGSVAKVRAANPAAVWCCDPVIGDVGRGVFVRPGIPEFLREVAVPAADLVTPNHFELDLLAGQRTGSLGSVQDAVAAVQALGPRVVLTTSLVTDDTPEDAVDLLASEGGRHFRVRTPRLDVSVNGAGDAIAALFLAHWLATRSAGEALGRAAASVFGLLRMTAEAGSREILLVAAQDEYVTPTRTFDVTEV, encoded by the coding sequence ATGGTGAACGTCCTGTCCATCCAGTCGCACGTGGCCTACGGGCACGCCGGCAACGCCTCGGCGGTCTTCCCGCTGCAGCGGCTGGGCGTCGAGGTGTGGCCGGTGCACACCGTGCAGTTCTCCAACCACACCGGCTACGGCGACTGGACCGGCCGGGTCTTCGACGGGCAGGCCGTCGAGGAGGTCGTCGCCGGGATCGAGGACCGCGGCGTGCTGGGCAGCTGCGACGCCGTCCTGTCCGGCTACCTGGGCTCGGCCGACATCGGCCACGCCGTCCTCGGCTCGGTCGCGAAGGTGCGCGCCGCCAACCCGGCCGCGGTGTGGTGCTGCGACCCGGTGATCGGCGACGTCGGCCGCGGGGTGTTCGTGCGGCCCGGCATCCCGGAGTTCCTGCGCGAGGTCGCCGTCCCCGCCGCGGACCTGGTGACGCCCAACCACTTCGAGCTGGACCTGCTCGCCGGGCAGCGCACCGGCTCCCTGGGCTCCGTGCAGGACGCCGTGGCCGCGGTGCAGGCGCTGGGCCCGCGGGTGGTGCTCACCACCTCGCTGGTCACCGACGACACCCCCGAGGACGCCGTCGACCTGCTCGCCTCCGAGGGCGGCCGGCACTTCCGGGTGCGGACCCCGCGGCTGGACGTGTCGGTCAACGGCGCCGGCGACGCGATCGCCGCGCTGTTCCTGGCGCACTGGCTGGCCACCCGCTCGGCCGGCGAGGCGCTCGGCCGGGCCGCCGCGTCGGTCTTCGGGCTGCTGCGGATGACGGCGGAGGCGGGGTCCCGCGAGATCCTGCTGGTCGCCGCCCAGGACGAGTACGTCACCCCCACCCGCACCTTCGACGTCACCGAGGTCTGA
- a CDS encoding NADP-dependent succinic semialdehyde dehydrogenase, with protein sequence MAIATTNPTTGETLKTYEPLSDEALEEKIARAATAYASYRLTSVEDRVGWLRAAADALEADVDAVAELMTTEMGKTLVAAKAEATKCVTALRFYAEHGPAYLEPERKDADAVNAVEAYVTWQPLGVVLAVMPWNFPLWQAMRFAAPALMAGNVGLLKHASNVPQTALYMEELFRKAGFPADVFQTLLIGSGTIERVLRDDRVVAATLTGSAPAGQSVASIAGDALKPTVLELGGSDPFIVMPSADLEAAAGVAVTSRNQNNGQSCISAKRFFVHRDVAEEFTRVFAEKIGALTVGDPMDPDTQVGPLATESGVQDVADYVEDAVAKGATVVVGGKRVDRPGWFYEPTLLTGITPEMSLYAEEVFGPVAALWTVDSLEEAIEIANSHPYGLGSNLWSEDEGERARFVRDIESGMAFINGMTTSYPELPFGGVKQSGYGRELTEVGMRAFMNAKTVWVGAPSSEQTAGSTAGSAAE encoded by the coding sequence ATGGCCATCGCCACCACCAACCCCACGACCGGCGAGACGCTGAAGACCTACGAGCCGCTGTCCGACGAGGCGCTCGAGGAGAAGATCGCCCGCGCCGCGACCGCCTACGCGAGCTACCGGCTGACCTCGGTCGAGGACCGGGTCGGCTGGCTCCGGGCGGCCGCTGACGCGCTGGAGGCCGACGTCGACGCCGTCGCCGAGCTGATGACCACCGAGATGGGCAAGACGCTGGTCGCGGCGAAGGCCGAGGCCACCAAGTGCGTCACGGCGCTGCGCTTCTACGCCGAGCACGGCCCGGCCTACCTCGAGCCCGAGCGCAAGGACGCCGACGCGGTCAACGCGGTCGAGGCCTACGTGACCTGGCAGCCGCTGGGCGTCGTGCTGGCGGTCATGCCGTGGAACTTCCCGCTCTGGCAGGCCATGCGGTTCGCCGCGCCGGCGCTGATGGCGGGCAACGTCGGGCTGCTCAAGCACGCCAGCAACGTGCCGCAGACCGCGCTGTACATGGAGGAGCTGTTCCGCAAGGCCGGTTTCCCCGCCGACGTCTTCCAGACCCTGCTCATCGGCTCCGGCACCATCGAGCGGGTGCTCCGCGACGACCGGGTGGTCGCCGCGACGCTCACCGGCAGCGCGCCGGCCGGGCAGTCGGTGGCTTCGATCGCCGGGGACGCGCTCAAGCCCACCGTGCTGGAGCTCGGCGGCAGCGACCCGTTCATCGTGATGCCCTCGGCCGACCTCGAGGCCGCCGCCGGGGTCGCGGTGACCTCGCGGAACCAGAACAACGGGCAGAGCTGCATCTCCGCGAAGCGGTTCTTCGTGCACCGCGACGTCGCCGAGGAGTTCACCCGGGTCTTCGCCGAGAAGATCGGCGCGCTCACGGTGGGCGACCCGATGGACCCCGACACCCAGGTCGGGCCGCTGGCCACCGAGTCCGGCGTCCAGGACGTCGCCGACTACGTCGAGGACGCCGTCGCCAAGGGCGCGACCGTCGTCGTCGGCGGGAAGCGGGTCGACCGGCCGGGCTGGTTCTACGAGCCGACCCTGCTGACCGGGATCACGCCGGAGATGTCGCTGTACGCCGAGGAGGTGTTCGGCCCGGTGGCGGCGCTGTGGACCGTCGACAGCCTGGAGGAGGCGATCGAGATCGCCAACAGCCACCCCTACGGGCTCGGCTCGAACCTGTGGAGCGAGGACGAGGGCGAGCGCGCCCGGTTCGTCCGGGACATCGAGTCGGGGATGGCGTTCATCAACGGGATGACCACCAGCTACCCGGAGCTGCCGTTCGGCGGGGTGAAGCAGAGCGGCTACGGCCGCGAGCTCACCGAGGTCGGCATGCGGGCCTTCATGAACGCCAAGACGGTGTGGGTCGGCGCACCCAGCAGCGAGCAGACGGCCGGCTCGACGGCGGGCTCAGCCGCCGAGTGA
- a CDS encoding RGCVC family protein: MTAPTYSPGTVPGTAPAHAVGAEERCPACPHPMTAHDPIGARYCLATAAAGSEGRGCVCRVG; encoded by the coding sequence ATGACCGCTCCCACGTACTCCCCCGGCACCGTTCCCGGCACCGCTCCCGCGCACGCCGTCGGCGCCGAGGAGCGGTGCCCCGCCTGCCCGCACCCGATGACCGCGCACGACCCGATCGGCGCCCGGTACTGCCTGGCCACCGCGGCCGCCGGCAGCGAGGGCCGCGGCTGCGTCTGCCGCGTCGGCTGA
- a CDS encoding zf-TFIIB domain-containing protein: MRTYERNGVHVDQCADCRGIFLDRGELERLVDAEDAWHGSTPPPQRQASQQQPFSHPQASSAHPQQPAASLGAVVSEVLGQVRSSSSSHGQKPRKKSLISELFG, from the coding sequence ATGCGCACCTACGAGCGCAACGGCGTCCACGTCGACCAGTGCGCGGACTGCCGTGGCATCTTCCTCGACCGCGGTGAGCTCGAGCGGCTGGTCGACGCGGAGGACGCCTGGCACGGCTCCACGCCCCCGCCCCAGCGGCAGGCCTCGCAGCAGCAGCCGTTCTCCCACCCGCAGGCGTCGTCCGCGCACCCGCAGCAGCCGGCGGCCTCGTTGGGCGCCGTCGTCAGCGAGGTGCTGGGTCAGGTGCGGAGCAGCTCCAGCTCGCACGGGCAGAAGCCGAGGAAGAAGTCGTTGATCAGCGAGCTCTTCGGCTGA
- a CDS encoding amino acid permease, whose amino-acid sequence MQLFRTKSLEAIQSDVGGDDDTGGGDVGHLRKRLTARHLIGFGIGVVIGTGIFTLTGIQARDTAGPAVVISFAIAGVVALLAALCYSELASSVPTAGSAYSYAYATAGELLAWVIGWDLFLEFAFGAAVVARGWSAYIGNLLDLPPSLFGEDATVNVGAAFIVVVLTVVAVLGIKESARVTNVLVVVKVAICVFVVVAGIWFVKGANLTPFVPAGEPSEGASGLTRPLISVIAGLEPATFGIGGVLTAAAVVFFAYTGFEAVANLSEETRKPSRDIPLGLLGTLGVATALYIGVAFVVVGMVKYTDIDAGAPIADAFDQVGLGWASSLISIAAVAGLTSVILVDLVTVSRIGFAMGRDGLLPQSIAKVSPRTGTPVRMTLLYAALVLVTATFVPLESLANLVSIGTLFAFVLVSLAVPVLRRTRPDLPRAFKVPFSPVVPVLSALACLYLMLNLEVETWLRFLAWMALGLLVYAFYGHRHSRLGNADRAEAAARAD is encoded by the coding sequence GTGCAGCTCTTCCGGACCAAGTCCCTCGAGGCCATCCAGTCCGACGTGGGCGGGGACGACGACACCGGCGGCGGGGACGTCGGCCACCTGCGCAAGCGGCTGACCGCCCGGCACCTGATCGGGTTCGGCATCGGCGTGGTGATCGGCACCGGCATCTTCACCCTGACCGGCATCCAGGCCCGGGACACCGCCGGCCCCGCCGTCGTCATCTCCTTCGCCATCGCCGGCGTGGTCGCCCTGCTGGCGGCGCTCTGCTACTCCGAGCTCGCCTCCAGCGTGCCGACGGCGGGCAGCGCCTACTCCTACGCCTACGCCACCGCCGGCGAGCTGCTGGCCTGGGTCATCGGCTGGGACCTGTTCCTGGAGTTCGCCTTCGGCGCCGCGGTGGTCGCCCGCGGCTGGTCGGCCTACATCGGCAACCTGCTGGACCTGCCGCCCTCGCTGTTCGGCGAGGACGCCACGGTCAACGTCGGTGCGGCGTTCATCGTCGTCGTGCTGACCGTGGTCGCCGTCCTGGGCATCAAGGAGTCGGCCCGGGTCACCAACGTGCTGGTGGTCGTCAAGGTCGCGATCTGCGTGTTCGTCGTCGTCGCCGGCATCTGGTTCGTCAAGGGCGCGAACCTCACCCCGTTCGTCCCGGCGGGCGAGCCGTCGGAGGGGGCCAGCGGGCTCACCCGGCCGCTCATCTCGGTGATCGCCGGGCTGGAGCCGGCCACCTTCGGCATCGGCGGGGTGCTCACCGCCGCCGCGGTCGTCTTCTTCGCCTACACCGGCTTCGAGGCGGTGGCGAACCTCTCGGAGGAGACCCGTAAGCCCTCCCGGGACATCCCGCTCGGGCTGCTCGGCACCCTCGGCGTGGCCACCGCGCTCTACATCGGCGTCGCGTTCGTCGTGGTCGGGATGGTCAAGTACACCGACATCGACGCCGGCGCCCCGATCGCAGACGCGTTCGACCAGGTCGGGCTGGGCTGGGCGTCGTCGCTGATCTCCATCGCCGCGGTCGCCGGCCTGACCTCGGTGATCCTCGTCGACCTGGTCACCGTCAGCCGGATCGGCTTCGCCATGGGCCGCGACGGCCTGCTCCCCCAGTCGATCGCCAAGGTCAGCCCGCGCACCGGCACCCCGGTGCGGATGACGCTGCTCTACGCGGCGCTCGTCCTGGTCACCGCCACCTTCGTCCCGCTGGAGAGCCTCGCCAACCTGGTCAGCATCGGCACCCTGTTCGCCTTCGTGCTGGTGTCGCTCGCCGTCCCGGTGCTGCGCCGCACCCGGCCGGACCTGCCGCGGGCGTTCAAGGTCCCGTTCTCCCCGGTCGTGCCGGTGCTGTCCGCCCTGGCCTGCCTGTACCTGATGCTGAACCTCGAGGTGGAGACCTGGCTGCGGTTCCTGGCCTGGATGGCCCTCGGCCTGCTGGTCTACGCCTTCTACGGCCACCGGCACTCCCGGCTGGGCAACGCCGACCGGGCGGAGGCCGCGGCCCGGGCCGACTGA